The stretch of DNA GCCCTGGGCGCGCTGCGCGACGCCGTGGTGCAAGCCCTCGCCGGGGCCGGCGTCACCGGCGGCGACGTACGGTCCACCGTGCTGGCGACCGCGGGCTCGGACCGGCTCGTGCCGCGGGACCGCCTCGTCGACCACCTCGGTCTGGACCCCGGCGCCCCGTTCCGCCGGGTGTCGGACCTGCTCGCGATGTTCCACTCCGCGATCCCCGACGACGGGGACCACGACACCGGCGCGGCCCTCGTGGCCGGCACCGGCTCGGTCGCCGCCCGGGTCCGCGACGGCGCCCTGGAACGGGTCGTCGGCGGCAACGGCTGGCTCCTCGGCGACGCCGGGGCGGGGTTCTGGATGGGGCGCGAGGTCGCCCGGGCCGTGACCTCCGACCTCGACGGGACGGGCCCCGCGACCGCGCTGACCCCGGCGCTCCTCGCCGAGTTCGGGCTCGTCGACGACCGACGCCCCCGCGAGGGGCGCGCGTTCGTGCTGGGGGAGATCGTCGACCTCGTCTA from Kineococcus endophyticus encodes:
- a CDS encoding N-acetylglucosamine kinase, which translates into the protein MTPAPSGVVLALDAGGSTTRALVLDPAGHPLARAGSGPGNPSAVGVEAALGALRDAVVQALAGAGVTGGDVRSTVLATAGSDRLVPRDRLVDHLGLDPGAPFRRVSDLLAMFHSAIPDDGDHDTGAALVAGTGSVAARVRDGALERVVGGNGWLLGDAGAGFWMGREVARAVTSDLDGTGPATALTPALLAEFGLVDDRRPREGRAFVLGEIVDLVYGTDPVRLARLAPACFTAADAGDPVAEAVVTAAQEELAALVRAVDGPGPLVVGGGVWRRGAEGSPAPGLRAALAGRTVLPAEDGLLGAAALALRAIGLPTDALEALRRSAG